The following are from one region of the Nicotiana tomentosiformis chromosome 7, ASM39032v3, whole genome shotgun sequence genome:
- the LOC138896293 gene encoding uncharacterized protein, with protein sequence MYSVAFIPVGERCLAVNVQALASHLVRLEVLKPSWVLACVVSRSSLYDRIKERQYDDPHLLVLKDTVQHCDVKDVTIGNDGMSRMQGRICVPNVDGLRELVIKEAHSSWYSIHPGAAKMHQDFRQHY encoded by the coding sequence ATGTATAGcgttgcattcattcctgttggtgaaagGTGTCTTGCAGttaatgttcaggccttagcaagCCATTTAGTGAGATTAGAAGTTTTGAAgcccagttgggttctagcttgtgtggtttctcggtcttccttatacgACCGCATCaaagagcgccaatatgatgatccccatttgcttgtcctgaaggacacagttcagcactgTGATGtcaaagatgttactattggaaaTGATGGGATGtcaaggatgcagggtcgtatttgtgtgccgaATGTGGATGGGCTGCGTGAATTGGTTATTAAGGAagcccacagttcgtggtattccattcatccgggtgccgctaagatgcaCCAAGACTTTAGGCAGCACTATtga